The genomic interval GCCGACGTCGAACGCGTAGACGATCGCGCCCGTCAAGCGCTGGACCGGGTCGCCCTCGAGCTCGGCAGCGAGGGTGTCTCGGCGCACCATCGTGCACCCCGGGAATCCGCTTCGTTCGTCCTTCGGGGTGACCTGGGCCGAGGTCGTGGCTTCCATGCGCACCGAGGCTCCGTCGATCGAGCCCACGACGGGCGTCGAGCCTTGGGCCCAGTAGAGCTTGTCGCCCTCTCGCGAGAGGCGAACCTCGTAGCGAAAGGTCGGATCGGCCTTGCCGCACGTCGTCGCGACGAGCTTCCCGTTCACGATGAAGGTGCCGAGCTTTTCGCCCGGCTCGCGCACGTCTCGCGTGCCGGAGCACGCGGCGAGCGAGGCCGCGACGAGAAGGGGAAGCAGGAGGCGCAGGCCCATGGGATTCGGCTACCCAAATCGGCCGAGCTCGGGCAAGTTTCCGGCACGTGCTCTCACGAAGTGCCTACGTTCGAGCGCTCGCCGCGCGCGCATCCCTCGGGGTCGTCGTGGTGCTCGTCCTCGTCCTCGCGCTGTCGGCCGCCACCGACGAGGGCGGTCTTTCGACGCTCGTCCGCGTGGGGCGGGTCGTCCCGCTCGTCCCCGCGTGTGCGGCCCTCTCGTCGTTCGTCGTCCTTCGGGGGGCGAGGGAGCGCGGGGAGATTCGCGCGCTCGCCGCGCTCGGGATGGCCCCGAAGTCGCTCGCGCTCGTCGTGGCCGTGAGCGCGTGTGCGGTCCCGCTCGCCGTCGGGGCCGGGCTCGGAGGGGGCCTCCTCGACGTCGCCGGGTTCTTCCCTTCGCCGCCCGAGGCGCCGGCGCTCCACGTGGTCGGCGAGGCGTTCGTGTCGACCGAGCTCGGCGTGTCCATCGCGCCCGACGGGACCCTCGCCGCGTCGCCGCGCGACGTCGCGAACGAGGGGACCTCGACGAGTGGGCGGGCACCGGCACACGGAGGCGCGAGCGCCGGTCTCGCGACGGCCATCGCCAGCCTCTCCTTCGCGCTCGCGGCGGCCTTCGCCGGCTCCGGCGCCGAGGGAGCGGGTCGGCCTCTTCGCGCAAACGCCTTCGTGCTCGCGTGCGCGGCCGCGCTCGTTTTGTCCTACCAGCTCGTCGCGGCGGGCCGCGCGTTCGTCTTTCTCCCCGCCGTTCCGGCGACGCTCCTCCTCCTCTTCGAGGGCTCGCGGTATGTTCGCGCCCCATGAGAGACGTCTTCTCCCGCGCTTATCCTCGCGCTCGGTACGTCATCCTCGTCCACGGCGGAGCCGGCCTCGTCCCGGAGGCGGCGCGAGCGAGGCATGCGTCCGGGTGCCTCGCGGCGGCGCGGGCTGGCGCACGTATCCTGGAAGGTGGGGGCTCCGCGCTCGACGCCGTCTGCGCCGCTGTCACCGTCCTCGAGGACGATCCGAGCTTCAACGCCGGCCACGGCGCTTGCCTCGACGAGACCGGGCACCTCTCCCTCGACGCAGCCGTCATGGACGGAGAGACGCTCCGTGTCGGCGCGCTCGCGTGTCTGCCCCCGTACGCGAACCCCGTGCAGATCGCGCGCAAGCTCATGGAGGCCCACGGCCCGGTCCTCCTTGCCGGCGAAGGTGCCGCCAAATTCGCGAAAGAGAACGGGTTTTCGCCGATGGAGGAGAGCCGGATGGTGACCGCGGTCGCGCGCGAGCGCCTCGCCGAAGCCAAGGCCAAAGGGGTCGCTTCGGGCTTCGCAGGAGGCACCGTCGGGGCCGTCGCGTGCTCGCTCGAGGGGCACGTGGCCGCCGCCACGAGCACGGGCGGAAAGACGAACAAGGCGCTCGGCCGCATCGGAGACAGCCCGCTCGTAGGGGCCGGCACGTACGCCGACGATGGGGAGGGGGCAGCCTCCGGCACCGGAGACGGTGAGGCTTTCATCCGCCTCCTCCTCGCACGCCGCGCGACGATGGCTTTGGAGGACGAGCCGGACACGGCCGCGCGCCGGGCGATCGAAGCCCTAGGGGTTCGAACCGGCGCCCTCGGTGGCGTCATCCTCGTGTCGCCGCGCGGCGAGGCGAGCTTCGCTCGGAACACCCCCACGATGGGCTACGCCGTCGTCGGCGACGGCCTCGAAGACTCCGGCTGTTGAGGCTCGGTGTGCGTCGCACAAAAAGGAGAAGGGCGCGCTCACCTGGAGCACGCCCTTCGTACCGAAACGGAGCCGCTCAGCCCTCGGCCTTCGCCGGCGCCTCGGAGGCCTTGCGGTCCATCGCGTCTTGGAGGCCGCAGCGGACGCGGGTCGCGCGCTTGACGCGCTTCTTCTTGAGCGGCGTGGTGAGCCACTCGTGACGCTTGCGAACACCCCAAATTGCGCGATTTGCCATGACGTTTTTGAGCTCCGTGTCACGGGCGTAAGCGCCCGGGAAGATGAGGGCGGCACCGTACCTCGCACACCCACCGTGTCAAGCACGAAGCGACGGAACGCCCGTTCAAGGGCGGTCAATCCGGGATCTCGACCATGGCGACGTCGAGCACCACGGGGGCCTGGGTGGCCTCGACGCGCCGGTCGAAGGGCAAGTAGCCGGGAGCCACGACGGTCACGTGATGCACGCCGGGCGGGAGCGCCACGCCGCGGGCGCGGACCACGGCGAGGGAGCCCACCGGCACGTCGTCGACCGTGACCGAGGCGGCGTCTGGGCCCCCTCGGAGGCGCAGGCTCACCGTCGGGCTCTTGGCCGGAGGAGGACACCCGGTCGCGAGGAGCACGAGCACGGTAGCCGCAAGTCTCGTCGCACGCGTCGGCATGCGCTCACGCTACTCCCATTCGATGGTCGCCGGGGGCTTCGACGACACGTCGTAGACGACGCGGTTGATCCCCGGGACCTCGTTGATGATCCGCGACGAGAGCGTGCGGAGGAGGCCATAGGGGAGCTCGGCCCACTCGGCGGTCATCCCGTCGACCGAGGTCACCGCGCGGATCGCGCACGTTTCCTCGTAGCTCCGGAAATCGCCCATCACGCCGACCGAACGGACAGGGAGGAGCACGCAGAAGCTCTGCCAGATCACCCGCTCGAGCCCCGCCTTGCGGACCTCTTCGGTCACGATGGCGTCGGCCGCGCGCAGGGTCGCGAGGCGCTCGCGGGTGACCTCGCCGAGCACTCGAATGGCGAGGCCGGGGCCTGGGAACGGCTGACGCTCGACGAGCTCCGCGTCCATCCCGAGCTCACGCCCCGCCGCGCGAACCTCGTCCTTGAAGAGCTCTCGGAGCGGCTCGACGAGCTCGAGGTGCATCCGTTCGGGGAGCCCACCGACGTTGTGGTGGCTCTTGATCACCGCGCTCGGCCCCTTGTGGGAGACGCTCTCGATCACGTCGGGGTAGAGCGTGCCCTGCACCAAGAAGCGTGCATCTTCCACCTTTTTGGCCTCCTCCTCGAACACCTCGATGAAGACGCGGCCGATCGTCTTTCGCTTCTGCTCGGGATCGGTGATCCCGGCGAGGGCCGAGAGGAACCTCTCGCTCGCGTCGACGGCGACCACCCGGAGCTCGGGCGCGAGACGGTGGAACGTCCGCACGACGGTCTCGCGCTCGTTCTTCCGGAGGAGGCCGTTGTCGACGAAGATGCACGTGAGGCGCTCGCCGATCGCGCGCTCGCAGATCATCGCCGCGACCGAAGAGTCGACGCCGCCCGAGAGGCCGCAGATCGCCCGGGACGAGCCCACACGGGCGCGCACCGTGGCGATCGCCGAGTCGGTGAAGGACGCGGTCGTCCAGGAGCGCGTGACGTGAGCGATGTCGAAGAGGAACGCGCCGAGGATGTCCTTTCCGCACGGCGTGTGGACGACCTCGGGATGAAACTGCACGCCGTAGAGCCGACGCTCGTGGTCTCCCGCGACGCAGAAAGGAGTGTGGGGCGACGACGCGAGGGCGCGAAAACCCTCGGGGAGCGCCGCGATGCGGTCGCCGTGGGACATCCACACCGAGAGCTGCTCGCCCTTCGTGAACGGAGCGAGGATCCCCTCGGGGAGCGCGACGTCGACCTCGGCGGAGCCGTACTCACGGGCCGACGAGCCCTCGACCTTGCCGCCGAGGACGTGAGCCATCCACTGGAGGCCGTAGCAGATGCCGAGCACGGGAAGCCCGAGGTCGAAGAGGCCCCGAAACGCCTCGGGGGCGTCCTTCTCGTAGACGCTGCACGGCCCCCCCGAGAGCACGATCGCCTCCGGGGCGCGCTCGCGGAGCTTCGCCTCTCCGATGGTGCAAGGCTCGATCACACAAGGGACCCCGAGCTCACGGACACGCCGAGCGATGAGCTGGGTGTATTGCGAGCCGAAGTCGAGGACCAACACGCCGCATGTGCTCATGGCCGCGCCCTACCACGCGGGCGGCGGCGCGAGAAGGAGAAGGCCAAGGTCACCGAATCGTCACGCGTCCGTTTCCTTCGCGAGCGTGATTTCGAGGCTTGCGGCCCGTCGCTCGATGCGGGAAGGGTTCCGCATGAACGTCGCCATCCTGCGCGTCGGCCCCGTCACCGCCAAGCTCCCCGCTTACCAAACGGTAGGCTCGGCGGGCATGGACCTCCACGCGGCCCTCGAGGCCCCCGTCACCCTGCGGCCGGGGGAGCGGCGCGCCATCCCGACGGGCCTCGCGATCGCGCTGCCGCTTGGCTACGAGGCCCAGGTGAGGCCGCGCTCCGGGCTCGCGCGCGACTTCGGGATCACCGTGTTGAACGCCCCCGGCACGGTCGACAGCGACTACCGTGGCGAGATCTCGGTGGTGCTGATCAACCACGGAGAGAAGGACGTCTCGATCGAGCCCGAGACGAGGATCGCGCAGCTCGTCGTGGCGAAGGTCGAGCGCGTCGAGTGGGACCTCGTGACCGAGCTCTCCGCGACCTCCCGCGGAAGCGGAGGCTACGGGTCCACGGGGCGGTGAAGCCCTGGCCCGAAGAAACGAGATCGGAGACGCTCGAGGTATGTACCTGGTAGAGTCGACACGGACGAGGGAGCACGGACGATGAGCGACGCGGAGGTCACGGGGAAAGACGGGGAGGGAGCGACGACGTCCGATGGCGGATCCGCTGCGCCCGAGCCTGCAGAGGCCGCGCCCGCCGGACCCGCGGGGGACGACGGCGTCGAAGAGAGCCCCCTCAGCCAGCGCTTGTCGAAGGCGCCCGAGGAGGCCCCGATCTCGCTCCCGAGCGACGGCGAGCGCTACTCGGCCGCGAAGGCGAAGGTGGGCGCGCACCTCAAGGTCTACAGGCTCACGAAGCTGCTCGGTCTCGGGCCGACCACCGCGACCTACGAGGGCGTAAAGGGCCCGGGCGACGCCGGCGAGCGCGTCGTCGTGCGAATGCTCTTCGGGGACGCCGCGAAGAGCGAGCGCGCGAAGAGCCATTTCCTACGCTCGGCCTACGCCGCGAGCCGCTTCTCCCACCCTCGAACCATCCCGGTCGTGGCCGACGGGACCGACGACGACGGGGCCGTCTACACGGTTCGTCCCTATGTCGACGCGGAGCCGGTCTCGCGCTTCGTGCGTTCGAACGATCCCGACGAGCAGCGCATCCTCCGGCTCACCGAGCAGCTCCTCGACATCCTCGAGATCGCGCACGCCCACGGGATCGTGCACGGCGCGATTTCGCCGGAGAACGTGCTCGTCACGCCGCGCGGATCGTCGCGCCTCGTCGACTTCTGTGTGCCCCCCGGCCTCGGCTCGAGGAAGGACGACGAGAGCCCCCTCGCCGAGCTGCGGATCGGCCCGTACACGCCGCCCGAGAGGTGTGGCCCGTCGCACCTCTCGTCGGCGACGGAGCAAGGAGACGTGTGGTCCGCGGGAGCGATCATGTACTACGCGCTCACCGGCACCGCGCCTCGAGGCGACGCGTCGAGCCCGGCGCGCTTGGCGAGTGAGCGACCCAAGCCCATCCGCGACGTCCGCCCCGAGACGAGCGAGCACGTCGCGAACGTGATCGACCACGCGCTCGAGCCCGACCCTGCCGTCCGCTACGACAGCGCCTACGCGATGCTCGGCGACGTCCGACGGGTGCTCGCCGGCCGGAAGCCGAAGCTCGCGCAGTCGAGCGGACCCGTTCCCTCGGGCGTGCTCGCCGACAGCAGCGGAGGTCCCCCGTCGACGTTTCGCCCCCCGCCGTTCCGTGGGCCCACGTCCACGACCGGCGCCGCGGCCCGAAAGCCGTCGAGCTCACAGTGGCGCGGGAACCTGAGCCTCATCGTGCTCATCGCGGCCATCCTCGCGGCCGCCACGTACGTGATGGTGCGAGAGAAGACCGAGGAGCAGGAGCGTGGCGGGCCGGCGACCTCGCCGTCGTAACCCCGTCTCCTCCCCAGGGCGCTCGCGACCGTCGCGCGCGCTCAGAAGGGGAGGCCCACCATCACGCGGTGGGTCGACATAGCCAGGTCGCGAACGTCGATTTGGTACGCGTACGAGACCTCGAGCGGCACGATCGAGAGCGGGAACCGAAGGCGCACCTGCGGGCCGAGGAGCACACCTCCTCCCTTGTACGTCGACGTGCGCGCGGAGAGCCGTGGCGTGCAGGTCGCGCCCGCGCACCCCGGAGGATCGAGCGCGATCACGGGCTCTTTCTCGGAGCCACGGTCGATGTAGAACGTGGGCCCGGCCGCGATCGTGAGCGCCATCGTGTACTTCGAGTACGTGAAGAACGTCGCCCGGTAGCCGGCCGAGAGCTCGAAGAACCCGCGGACGCGCATGAACGAGGTGAGCTCGGACGGCGAACGAATGTCGCCGGCGAACGCGATCCCGAGGTGGGAGACGAGGGCAAAATGCCCGGCGACCACCGAGCTGCCGCCGTAGACGCCGTAGAACGCGGCGGCGCGTTCCTGGTGGGTCACGAGACCGAAGGATGGATCGTCGGGTCTCGGCAGCGCGCCCACGCCACGCCGCTCGCGACCGGCGAGCGTGACGGCATGGAGGATCGGCACGGCGAAGCCGATCCGATCGCCGAGCGTCTGCGACGCCACGCCCACGACGCGCCCGTCGCACGTGAGCATGGGCCCGCCCGAGTTTCCGGGAGCGATGAGGGCGTCGGTCTGGAGGTGGGCGCCGCTCACGGCGCTCACGATGCCTTGCGACACGCTGTACTTGAGCACCCCCTCGAAGCCTCGCTCGGACAGCGTCCCGTACGGGTGACCGAGCGCGACCACGGGCCACCCGGGCTCGACGTGCTGCCGCGGGAGGAGAGGCTCTTCGGGCTGCTCGCCCGAGAGCTCGAGGAGCGCGAGATCGTTGGCCTCGTCGACGGCGACCACCTCACCCGCCATCGCCTTGCCACTCGAGAGCACGATCCGCGCGTACCGGCTCGCCTCGACGACGTGCAGCGCCGTCAAGACATGCCGCTTCGTGTGGAACACGAAGCCCGCGCCGAGCCCACCCTCGGGGCGCTCGACCACGACGACTTTGTTCCGTGTTTCCCTATAGATACGCGCCGCGAAGGAGGGCTCGCAGGCGGGGCCGTTCCTCCCGGGCGGCGAGGGCGGGGGCGGCTTCGCTTCGGTCTTCGCCGCGACGACGGGAAGCTCGGGCGACTCGGCGAACGAGGCACCGCTTTCGGCGCGCGTCCCCACCGAGGTCCCGCTCTCCGAGGTCGGGGTGTCGGCGAGGGCCGAAGGCGCCAGGAGGGCGACGGCGGTGAGCACGCGGGACACGACCCCTCGAGGACCGCGCGCCCATGCACCCTCGGGCCGCCGGGCCCGGCCCATCATCCGCCTTGGGCGCCCTTGGTCGCGCCGCCGCCGGTGCCGATGAACCCGAGGTAGTTCTTCGCTTGCTCGACGATGGGCGACTGCGGGTAGTCCCGCACGATCGCCTCGAAGGCCTCTTTCGCCTCCGGGGGCTTCTTCATCTTGAGGTAGGTCTCGCCGAGGAGGAGCAGCGCCTCCGGCTCGAGGCCCGACCCGACGTGCCCTGCGGTGCGGCGGAGGGTGAGCTTGGTGTCGGCTGCGACCTTCGGCGGCGCCGTTCGGCTCGTGCCGCCACGCGCCTCGACGTCGCGGACCCCACGCGCGCCCCGCCCACGAGGGACCTCGCCCTCGTGCTCCGGGTCCTGCGGCACCTCGGTCTCGTCGCCCTCGGCGCCTCCGAAGTTGCGGAGCGCGTAGAGGATCCGCCCGACGGCGGCCTCGAAGTTTCCGCGGTTCAAGTAGAACCGCGCGACGTAGAGCTCGTGCCGGACCAAGCGGGCGGTCACGTCGGTCAGAAGCTCGCGGATCTTCTCGGTTTCTTTGGCCTCGGGGTAATCGGCCACGAAGCCCTTGACCTCGCGGTAGGCGTCCATGACGACGCCCTGGTCGCGCTCGTCGGCCGTGGGGAGCAAGAGCGAGTCGCTGATCTGCCGGTACTCGGCCTCGGCGATGCGCGAGCGCGCGTAGACCACCTCGGCCTGATCGGCGCGGTGGTCGTGCACGAACTGGCGGTACTGGCGAACGGCTTCGGCGAACTTGTCTTGTTCGAAGTCGATGTCGGCGAGCCGGAGCTCGGCGAGCTTCGCGTAGCGCGAGTACGAGTACTTCCGACGGACCTCGCGGAGGAGCGCCTGCGCCTCGAGCCAGTTTTTGTCGTCGAACTCGACCATCGCGGCGTCGTACGAGCGCTTTGCGTCGGCCGTGTAGTTGAGGGGCGTCTTGGACTCTTGGAGGTCGCAGCCGGCGAGCGAAACCAAGCCCACGGGCACGAGGCCGATGACCGCGCGGAAGGCCAACGCACGCGACACGGAACGCTCACTACGACCCATGAGGACCCCTTACACTACTTTTCCCCACGCCACCGCACGATCTTGCGGGCGAGCGGGGCGTCGCCTTCGTGCCCCTTGACGACCTGGCGTACGAGCAGACGCACCTTCTCGCGGAGGGCCTCGACGTCGAGCCCAGCGGGCGCGTGGGCGCTGGCGTCAAGCTCGACGGCCACGTCGCCCGAGGCCGAGACGCGGGCCACCGTGGAGAGCGTCGCTCCGGGGAGCTCGACGCGCCCCGAGTACGTGCAGGGCAATCGGTCGTCGTCACGAGGGCGCTCGAGCACCAGCCGAAAGCCCGTCTCCGGAAGGCCCCCCGTGATCATTCGCCGCCGCCGTGGTTTGCGCTCATCGCGCATGCCCATAGCAAAAGGGGCGGGGCGTTGGGAAATGGTCAGCCGACATGGACCGCGAGCACCCTCGCGACCTCGGCGAGCGGCGGCCGAAGGGCGGGCTCCGGAGAGAGCAGCGCATCGACGAGACCGAGAAGCTCCTGCGGGAGAGAAGGGACCCGCTCGCGCAGGGGCAAGATGCGCTCTTGGGTGAGCCGTTTGAAGATTTGGCCGAAGCTTCGCCCTTCCACCGGCCGCGTCCCGGCGAGGCATTCGTACGCGACCACACCGAGGGCCCACGCGTCGACGGCCGAGGTCAGGTGCGTAGAGCCCGTGATTTGCTCCGGTGACATGTAGTGCGGCGTCCCCACGACCATGCCCGTGTCGGTGAGGCGGGTCGCCATCGCGAGCTGTGCGTCGTGACCGATGGCCTTCGCGAGGCCGAAATCGAGGAGGACCACGCGTGTCGCCTCGATGGGCCCTCGAGGATCGCCCTCGAGGAAGACGTTCTGGGGTTTCACGTCGCGATGGACGACCCCCGCCTCGTGCGCGAAGGCGAGCGCGCGGGCGAGCGGCGCGAGGACGCGAGAGGCCGCGGCAGAGGAGAGCCGGAGCTCGCGGGCGAGGCGGCGGTCGAGGCTCTCTCCGCGGAGGAGAGGTGACACGATGCCGATGCGGTCGTCGTGGACGACGACGTCGTGCACCCCGGCGATGTGGGGATGACGGAGCGTCGCGCCCACCTGCGCCTCGCGACGAAACCGCGCGACGTGGCTCGGATCGTGGTCTTTCAGCACCTTGAGGGCGAACGTGCGCCCGCTCGCCGCTTCGCGGGCCTCGTGGACGACGCCGACCCCTCCCTCTCCGATCGCGCGGAGGAGCACGTACCCTCCGAAGACGGCCCCGTCGCTCGCGGTGGGCTCGAGGGCGGGCTCGGTCGGCTGGAACGCCGCGTCCTCCGAGAGGGCGACGACGAGCTCACGGCAGGCGCTGCAGGCCTCGACGTGTCGGAGGATCCTCTCGCGTGTCTCTTCGGCAAGGTCGCCGGCGAAGAGCGCGACGACCGTGGCTTCGTCGAGGCATGGGCTCACGGCTCCATGCTACTCTCGCCGTAGGTTTTTCGTGAAAGAGACCACGCGCCACACGCTCCTCGAGACGGCCCGCCGCGCCCACCCCACGTTGGTCGCCGACGAGGCCGCGTTCGCGACGTGGATCGAGGGGCGCTACCTCTCGGAGGACCCGCTCGACGCCCATTTGCCGGACGTGGTCCTCGCGCTCGCCTGCGAACGGGGTCTCCCGCGTGCGCTCGACATCTTCGAACGCGAGCTCGGCCCTGTCGTGTCGGGCGCCCTCACGCGCTTCCGTGTGTCCTCGGCCCTCGCCGACGATCTCGCCCAGCGTGTCCGCGAGCGGCTCTTCGTGGCGCGCGGCGAGACCCGGCCCAAAATCGCCGAATACTCAGGAAGATCATCGCTTTCAGCGTGGGTGAGAGCGGTCACGGCGCGGGTCGCGATCGACGAGCTCCGCAAGGCCCGTCGCCCCGAGGAGCCCGGGAGGCGTGACGCCGACGAAGAGCTCGCCAACGCCGCCGGCATCGACGACCCGGACCTGCGCGTCCTCCTCGAGACGTACGGTGACGGGTTCAAGGCGGCGTTCCAAGGGGCGCTCGCCGCGCTGCCCGAGCGGGATCGGCTGCTACTCCGCCTGTCCGTGGTCGACGGAATGGGCGTCGACGCGATCGGCGCGCTCCACGGCGTGCACAAGGCGACGGCGGCGCGGTGGATCGCGAAGGCGCGCGAGGACCTCGCCGACGGGACCCGCACGCGCCTCGGCGAGCGGTTTCGCCTGAGCCGCACCGAGCTCGAGAGCATCACGAGGCTCTGTCGGAGCCAGGTCGACGTCTCGCTCGTGCGCCTGCTCCGCAAGAGCCCCTGAAGCCGCACGTCGGGCCCGCGCGTCGTGCGTCGTTTTTT from Myxococcales bacterium carries:
- a CDS encoding isoaspartyl peptidase/L-asparaginase, whose amino-acid sequence is MRDVFSRAYPRARYVILVHGGAGLVPEAARARHASGCLAAARAGARILEGGGSALDAVCAAVTVLEDDPSFNAGHGACLDETGHLSLDAAVMDGETLRVGALACLPPYANPVQIARKLMEAHGPVLLAGEGAAKFAKENGFSPMEESRMVTAVARERLAEAKAKGVASGFAGGTVGAVACSLEGHVAAATSTGGKTNKALGRIGDSPLVGAGTYADDGEGAASGTGDGEAFIRLLLARRATMALEDEPDTAARRAIEALGVRTGALGGVILVSPRGEASFARNTPTMGYAVVGDGLEDSGC
- a CDS encoding PEGA domain-containing protein, producing the protein MPTRATRLAATVLVLLATGCPPPAKSPTVSLRLRGGPDAASVTVDDVPVGSLAVVRARGVALPPGVHHVTVVAPGYLPFDRRVEATQAPVVLDVAMVEIPD
- the guaA gene encoding glutamine-hydrolyzing GMP synthase, giving the protein MSTCGVLVLDFGSQYTQLIARRVRELGVPCVIEPCTIGEAKLRERAPEAIVLSGGPCSVYEKDAPEAFRGLFDLGLPVLGICYGLQWMAHVLGGKVEGSSAREYGSAEVDVALPEGILAPFTKGEQLSVWMSHGDRIAALPEGFRALASSPHTPFCVAGDHERRLYGVQFHPEVVHTPCGKDILGAFLFDIAHVTRSWTTASFTDSAIATVRARVGSSRAICGLSGGVDSSVAAMICERAIGERLTCIFVDNGLLRKNERETVVRTFHRLAPELRVVAVDASERFLSALAGITDPEQKRKTIGRVFIEVFEEEAKKVEDARFLVQGTLYPDVIESVSHKGPSAVIKSHHNVGGLPERMHLELVEPLRELFKDEVRAAGRELGMDAELVERQPFPGPGLAIRVLGEVTRERLATLRAADAIVTEEVRKAGLERVIWQSFCVLLPVRSVGVMGDFRSYEETCAIRAVTSVDGMTAEWAELPYGLLRTLSSRIINEVPGINRVVYDVSSKPPATIEWE
- the dut gene encoding dUTP diphosphatase, producing MREGFRMNVAILRVGPVTAKLPAYQTVGSAGMDLHAALEAPVTLRPGERRAIPTGLAIALPLGYEAQVRPRSGLARDFGITVLNAPGTVDSDYRGEISVVLINHGEKDVSIEPETRIAQLVVAKVERVEWDLVTELSATSRGSGGYGSTGR
- a CDS encoding serine/threonine protein kinase; this encodes MSDAEVTGKDGEGATTSDGGSAAPEPAEAAPAGPAGDDGVEESPLSQRLSKAPEEAPISLPSDGERYSAAKAKVGAHLKVYRLTKLLGLGPTTATYEGVKGPGDAGERVVVRMLFGDAAKSERAKSHFLRSAYAASRFSHPRTIPVVADGTDDDGAVYTVRPYVDAEPVSRFVRSNDPDEQRILRLTEQLLDILEIAHAHGIVHGAISPENVLVTPRGSSRLVDFCVPPGLGSRKDDESPLAELRIGPYTPPERCGPSHLSSATEQGDVWSAGAIMYYALTGTAPRGDASSPARLASERPKPIRDVRPETSEHVANVIDHALEPDPAVRYDSAYAMLGDVRRVLAGRKPKLAQSSGPVPSGVLADSSGGPPSTFRPPPFRGPTSTTGAAARKPSSSQWRGNLSLIVLIAAILAAATYVMVREKTEEQERGGPATSPS
- a CDS encoding trypsin-like peptidase domain-containing protein; this translates as MSRVLTAVALLAPSALADTPTSESGTSVGTRAESGASFAESPELPVVAAKTEAKPPPPSPPGRNGPACEPSFAARIYRETRNKVVVVERPEGGLGAGFVFHTKRHVLTALHVVEASRYARIVLSSGKAMAGEVVAVDEANDLALLELSGEQPEEPLLPRQHVEPGWPVVALGHPYGTLSERGFEGVLKYSVSQGIVSAVSGAHLQTDALIAPGNSGGPMLTCDGRVVGVASQTLGDRIGFAVPILHAVTLAGRERRGVGALPRPDDPSFGLVTHQERAAAFYGVYGGSSVVAGHFALVSHLGIAFAGDIRSPSELTSFMRVRGFFELSAGYRATFFTYSKYTMALTIAAGPTFYIDRGSEKEPVIALDPPGCAGATCTPRLSARTSTYKGGGVLLGPQVRLRFPLSIVPLEVSYAYQIDVRDLAMSTHRVMVGLPF
- a CDS encoding tetratricopeptide repeat protein; translation: MTARLVRHELYVARFYLNRGNFEAAVGRILYALRNFGGAEGDETEVPQDPEHEGEVPRGRGARGVRDVEARGGTSRTAPPKVAADTKLTLRRTAGHVGSGLEPEALLLLGETYLKMKKPPEAKEAFEAIVRDYPQSPIVEQAKNYLGFIGTGGGATKGAQGG
- a CDS encoding serine/threonine protein kinase; its protein translation is MSPCLDEATVVALFAGDLAEETRERILRHVEACSACRELVVALSEDAAFQPTEPALEPTASDGAVFGGYVLLRAIGEGGVGVVHEAREAASGRTFALKVLKDHDPSHVARFRREAQVGATLRHPHIAGVHDVVVHDDRIGIVSPLLRGESLDRRLARELRLSSAAASRVLAPLARALAFAHEAGVVHRDVKPQNVFLEGDPRGPIEATRVVLLDFGLAKAIGHDAQLAMATRLTDTGMVVGTPHYMSPEQITGSTHLTSAVDAWALGVVAYECLAGTRPVEGRSFGQIFKRLTQERILPLRERVPSLPQELLGLVDALLSPEPALRPPLAEVARVLAVHVG
- a CDS encoding sigma-70 family RNA polymerase sigma factor; this encodes MKETTRHTLLETARRAHPTLVADEAAFATWIEGRYLSEDPLDAHLPDVVLALACERGLPRALDIFERELGPVVSGALTRFRVSSALADDLAQRVRERLFVARGETRPKIAEYSGRSSLSAWVRAVTARVAIDELRKARRPEEPGRRDADEELANAAGIDDPDLRVLLETYGDGFKAAFQGALAALPERDRLLLRLSVVDGMGVDAIGALHGVHKATAARWIAKAREDLADGTRTRLGERFRLSRTELESITRLCRSQVDVSLVRLLRKSP